The following proteins are encoded in a genomic region of Acipenser ruthenus chromosome 4, fAciRut3.2 maternal haplotype, whole genome shotgun sequence:
- the LOC117400146 gene encoding sorting nexin-10-like has protein sequence MDEINKRTKKEFVSVWVRDPRIQKEDSWQSYVDYEICVHTNSMCFRKKTSCVRRRYREFVWLRQALQDNALLIDVPVLPSKNPFFSMNNTQHVEQRMKGLQEFLEKILQNTSLLSDSRLHLFLQSKLSPTKIEACVSGQTKYTVAEVIQRYACANSRFPVEEKHKEKSPTYSDSDSESSSSVLGHGSDDSAPQDCKTEAREGELFRLLSASPSEEHQVQP, from the exons ATGGATGAAAtcaacaaaagaacaaaaaag GAATTTGTAAGTGTTTGGGTTCGGGACCCAAGAATACAAAAAGAAGACTCCTGGCAGTCCTATGTCGATTATGAGATTTGTGTTCAT ACAAATAGCATGTGTTTCAGGAAGAAGACCTCTTGTGTTAGAAGAAGATACAGAGAGTTTGTATGGCTAAGGCAAGCACTTCAAGATAATGCACTACTAAT AGATGTACCTGTACTCCCTTCAAAAAACCCATTCTTCAGTATGAACAACACACAGCATGTAGAACAGAGGATGAAAGGGCTGCAAGAGTTCCTGGAAAA aattTTACAGAATACATCCCTGCTGTCAGATAGCAGACTGCACCTCTTTCTGCAGTCCAAGCTCAGCCCCACAAAGATTGAGGCTTGTGTTTCTGGGCAGACCAAGTACACTGTTGCAGAAGTAATACAGAGATACGCTTGTGCAAACAGCCGATTCCCTGtagaagaaaaacacaaagagaaAAGCCCAACTTACTCGGATTCTGACTCGGAGAG TTCATCCTCAGTACTGGGACACGGCAGTGATGACAGTGCCCCACAAGACTGCAAAACAGAAGCAAGGGAGGGGGAACTCTTTAGATTGCTGTCTGCATCTCCGTCTGAAGAACACCAAGTACAGCCCTGA
- the LOC117400148 gene encoding chromobox protein homolog 3-like yields MRKKQNVRNRKSEEAPVVQEFVVEKIIERRVVEGKVEFYLKWKGFTDADNTWEPEENLDCPELIEEFLKTLNISPEIDETSNQLLVEQNEVEESSKECQADEPQEANENEEADQPTGFASGFEPERIIGSTDSKGELMFLMKWKDSKEVELVPAREASVKCPQVVIAFYEDKLTWHACPEDEQQ; encoded by the exons ATGAGGAAGAAGCAGAATGTCAGGAACAGAAAATCTGAGGAGGCTCCTGTGGTTCAAGAATTTGTTGTGGAGAAGATCATAGAAAGGCGTGTTGTAGAGGGGAAAGTTGAATTCTACCTGAAGTGGAAGGGATTTACAGA TGCTGATAATACGTGGGAGCCTGAAGAAAATCTGGACTGCCCAGAACTCATTGAAGAATTCTTGAAGACCCTGAACATCTCGCCGGAGATAGACGAGACCAGTAACCAACTGCTGGTGGAGCAGAACGAAGTGGAAGAAAGCAGTAAGGAGTGCCAG GCAGACGAACCCCAGGAAGCCAATGAGAATGAAGAGGCCGACCAGCCAACAGGGTTTGCCAGTGGATTTGAACCAGAGCGCATCATTGGATCTACAGATAGCAAAGGGGAGTTAATGTTCCTGATGAAATG GAAGGACTCGAAGGAGGTAGAGTTAGTGCCAGCCAGAGAAGCCAGTGTAAAGTGTCCTCAGGTTGTAATTGCTTTCTATGAGGATAAACTTACCTGGCATGCATGCCCTGAAGATGAACAGCAATAA